In Oncorhynchus mykiss isolate Arlee unplaced genomic scaffold, USDA_OmykA_1.1 un_scaffold_311, whole genome shotgun sequence, a single window of DNA contains:
- the LOC110516218 gene encoding zinc finger protein 239-like, with protein sequence MSSLNFSPPVKEEEICWTEKEALGLNIVVKEEKEEDVTVKKQVEGESVTVKEEEKDVSVKEEEDAFRVKEGEDVKVKEEEDGKEDVVFGVKKEGDITVTLKDEEVEIGDLINTRERCDHRGSSGEPQQPHDADEAEKSLSRSELLQKHQQRPTGKISNCCSDCGLYFSIPNSLKEHLRMHIGGKSHCCSDCGKRFNSSSDLKMHQRIHTGEKSYICDQCGKSYTTSSNLTIHQRTHKGDKQYSCDQCGKSFGAYQCLTRHQRTHTGEKPYSCDQCGKSFGAYQCLTLHQRTHTGEKPYSCTQCGKSFSRSSCLTKHQRTHTGEKPHSCNQCVKSFSTSSYLKIHQRTHTGEKPYSCNQCGKRYYDKWSLIRHQKIHGVVS encoded by the exons atgagcTCCCTAAACTTCTCCCCTCCTGTTAAAGAAGAGGAgatctgctggacggagaaagaagctctggggctgaacattgtggtgaaagaggagaaggaagaggatgtCACAGTTaaaaaacaagtagagggtgagtctgttacagtgaaagaagaagagaaagacgtttcagtgaaagaagaggaagatgcgttcagagtgaaagagggggaggatgttaaagtaaaagaagaggaggacggGAAAGAGGATGTCGTTTTTGGAGTGAAGAAGGAAGGGGATATTACTGTCACATTGAAAGATGAAGAGGTGGAGATaggagatctgattaacacca gagagagatgtgaccatcgtggatcctctggggagcctcaacaacctcatgatgctgacgaggcagagaagagtctctccagatcagaactcctccagaaacaccagcagagacccaCCGGGAAGATATCTAACTGCTGCTCTGATTGTGGGTTATATTTCTCAATACCAAATTCACTAAAAGAACACCTGAGAATGCACATTGGAGGGAAatctcactgctgctctgactgtgggaagagattcaaCTCTTCATCAGACCTTAAAATGCATCAAcgaattcacacaggagagaaatcttatatctgtgatcaatgtgggaagagttataCTACATCTAGCAATCTaactatacaccagagaacacacaaagGAGATAAACaatatagctgtgatcaatgtgggaagagttttggtgcaTATCAATGTCTGACtagacaccagagaacacacacaggagagaaaccttatagctgtgatcaatgtgggaagagttttggtgcaTATCAATGTCTGActttacaccagagaacacacacaggagagaaaccttatagttgtactcaatgtgggaagagtttttcaAGATCTAGCTGTCTAACaaaacaccagagaacacacacaggagagaaacctcatagctgtaatcaatgtgtgAAGAGTTTCTCTACATCTAGCTATCTAaagatacaccagagaacacacacaggagagaaaccctatagctgtaatcaatgtgggaagagatactATGATAAATGGTCTCTGATtagacatcagaaaatacatggagttgtttcatga